A stretch of Henckelia pumila isolate YLH828 chromosome 4, ASM3356847v2, whole genome shotgun sequence DNA encodes these proteins:
- the LOC140861289 gene encoding uncharacterized protein translates to MDVTATPTKTFLKRFQYFKPPKLKGTRNSVECESWIDDIEQLFESLDYSDDRRIRFVVHQLHGVAKGWWIAAKTAMENRVSYRIEKGAEFASLQQGQLNIKEYVAKFTSLLKFAPHIVDNDETQADQFINGLNLDIFTLVNAGRPNNFADALNHAKGAEGGILKHKGAQFVPPPARPPQDQ, encoded by the exons ATGGATGTCACAGCTACACCTACGAAAACTTTTTTGAAACGTTTTCAGTATTTTAAACCGCCAAAATTGAAGGGAACTAGGAATTCTGTTGAGTGTGAGAGCTGGATAGATGAtattgagcagttgtttgaatcCCTCGATTATTCAGACGATCGTCGAATCCGATTTGTTGTTCATCAACTACATGGCGTTGCAAAAGGTTGGTGGATAGCAGCAAAGACAGcaatggagaatcgag TTTCCTATAGAATAgaaaaaggagcagagtttgctaGCTTGCAACAAGGGCAGTTGAATATcaaagaatatgttgccaagttCACGAGTTTGTTGAAATTTGCTCCCCATATAGTAGACAATGATGAAACtcaagctgatcagttcatcaatggcttgaatctggATATCTTTACCTTGGTGAATGCTGGACGACCCAataactttgctgatgctcttaatcatgcaaagggagcagaaggtGGTATACTGAAACATAaaggagcacagtttgtaccACCGCCAGCTAGACCACCTCAAGATCAGTAA